A segment of the Prochlorococcus marinus XMU1412 genome:
AAAAACTTTAGAAGGAACTATAAAAGCAAACGCAATTATTATTGCAACTGGAGCAAGTGCAAACAGATTAGGCGTTATAAATGAAGATAAATTTTGGAGTAAAGGAATAAGTGCTTGTGCAATATGTGATGGAGCCACCCCACAATTTAGAGATGAAGAATTAGCTGTTATTGGAGGAGGAGACTCTGCATGTGAAGAAGCGGCATACCTCACAAAGTATGGCAGCAAAGTGCATTTGATTGTTAGATCAGAAAAATTAAGGGCCAGCGCAGCAATGGTTGATAGAGTAAAAGCTAATCCAAAGATAGAAATCCATTGGAACACAAAAGTTGATAAAGCTGATGGCTCTGAATGGCTTGATAGAATAGAAACTATTCACTCTCAAGAAGGTAAAGGGGAAATTAATATAAAGGGTCTTTTTTACGCCATAGGACACACGCCAAATACGAAGTTCTTAGAAAACAAAATTGATTTAGATAATAAAGGATATATTGCTTGCAAATCAGGAAGACCAGAGACATCTATTGAAGGAATTTTCGCTGCAGGTGACGTTGTAGATTCAGAGTGGAGACAAGGAGTTACTGCTGCAGGAACAGGCTGCATGGCAGCATTAGCCACTGAAAGGTGGCTAGCCGAGAAGAACTTAGCAAAAACCATAGTCAGAGAAACACCCGAACCAGAAAAAAAACTTAATTCATCAGATTTCAATGAAGACGAGGTTAATGAAGATACCTTCGATTCAAACTCTGAATGGCAAAAAGGCAGTTATGCATTAAGAAAGCTTTATCACGAGAGTAAAAAACCTCTCTTAGTTATTTTTAGCTCCCCAAGCTGCGGCCCATGTCATGTCCTGAAACCTCAATTAAAAAGGGTAATTAAAGAACTTGATGGTGCAGTGCTCGGAGTTGAAATAGATATTGATAAAGATCAAGATATTGCAAAACAAGCTGGTATAAATGGCACCCCAACAGTTCAACTCTTTAAAGAAAAGCAATTAAAAAAACAATGGCAAGGCGTCAAACAAAGAAGTGAGTTTAAAGAAGCTATAAAAAATATTCTCTAAAGAAACTTTTTACTTATTATTCCTCTTTGGATTATTTTTATTAGTTGTAGGTCTAGCATTCCCTGCGTTTCTTTCTCTATAAGTTATCCTGCCCCTAGAAAGGTCATAAGGGCTTATCTCAACTAAAACTTTATCTCCAGCTAATAATTTAATTCTAAATTTAGTCAATTTACCTGCGGCTCTGCATAAACATTGATGTCCTTCAGGTTGTTCCAAGGTAACCAAATAAAATCCATTCCCCTGCTCTTTTTCTATTACACCTGAAGTTTCAATCATTAATTAATCTTTTACTAATTTCATATTATCAGAAAAAGATTGGCCAAAATTGATTTAAGAAAAATTACATACGTAAAAATATAAAATTCAATTCAAATTGAAAATTTAATTTCATTGATTATTTGAAGTTGACCATAGTAAAAATTTGCTTTTGCAATTTTTTCAGAATCCTCTAATTGATCAAAAAAAACAAACCCAAGGCTTTCCCATAATGACGATCCGCAAACGTTGTTCAATTCATTTTTTGCTTCTTTTGCAAAATTATCTAGTTTTCGTTCAAGACTTTTAGATTTAGAAACAGACATAATAAATAATATACATAGTACAAATATACTATCTAAGTCTAAAATTGCAATATTAAAAAGGTAATCTCTTTTTTTCTTCAATATTAAGATCTGCTTCCATTTCCCTTAATCTTTTAAGTATTTGTTGGTAGTACTCTTTTATATAACTCTCTAGTGAGGTCATATCTTCTTTTTTAAGTTCCAATATTTCGTAAGTTTTGCTCATATCAGCATCTAATGATTCACCACTACTAGTTACTTCAGCAAAAGCCAATCGCTCAGCAACATTAAGAGAATCTTGGAAAAAGGAAACCACTTTTTGAGTGACATTTATAAGGAAGGGGGAAACTCTAAAGATTTTCGCCTTTTTTTCACTAAATTTTTCACATAAAGATATAACTTCATTTGAATCCCATGCTTTGGGACCTACTAATGGCAATGATGTTCTGTGAGTTTTTGGATTATTTACTGCTGCCACAACAACTTTCGCCATATCTTGAGTATTCATATAAGCAATTTTAGTTGGAGTACCACTCATCCAAACTGCTTGACTATCCAAGATTGGGATGGCGAATTGACCAATAACTCCTTGCATAAAAGCTGCGCATTTGAAGATTGTATAGTCAAGGGAAGATTTCTCAAGAAGTTTTTCAGTGCAAAATTTAATATCCATCAAAGGGACATTTCTAAACTTTTCTGTTAAAAGGATAGAAAGGAATATTACCCTTTTTACATTTAAAGATTCACATGCATTGAATAAGTTAAGCTTCCCATCCCAATCTATTTCATAGATACTTTTAGGATCATCTGGCCTGCTAGTCGCCGCATCAATAACTGCTTCAATATCTTGCAATGCATATTCAATATCAGAAGAATTTAATAAATTACCTTTTGTTAGTTCACAACCCCACTCTTGTAGAAAGGAGGCTTTTCTTGGGTTTCTGACAAAGCATCTAACTTCATGTCCATCTTCTATAGCTTGCTTTGCTATTTGTCTACCAAGTGTCCCTGTTGCTCCCACTAAAAGAATCTTCATATTTAAGATTTACTTAACTTGTAGACCATAACTCAATTTGTGATGTATTCGTGAGAATCAATCTCCCTGAAACTTTAATAACAAAGCGCCACCAACTAATCCTATTGGTATCAGTATCCAAAAAACTGCTGCAATACTAAAAATTTCTTTAGCCATAGTAAAATTTAATGATTACTATAATTTACATTCAATATACATTTATTTGTTAAAAAAGTAGATAATGCAAATATCTTGAAAATTTTTGAATACATGAATAATAATTTCAAAGAAAATATAAACTTTCCCAATTACTGGAATTGGAATGGTTTTAAAATTTGTTGGAGTGTTACAGGCGAAGATAATAAAGTTCCAATTATCTTTCTCCATGGATTCGGCGCTAGTCGAAAACATTGGAGAAACAATTTAGAATATTTCGCGAAAAGGAATTGCGCCTCATATTCATTAGATTTAATAGGATTTGGAGATTCAGATCAACCTGGTATTACACAAATTGGAAAACTAGATAATGAGATTTGGTCTAATCAAGTGAAAGACTTTATTGCACAGGTGATAAGACCGAAGAATTCTGGGAAAGTAATTCTTATTGGCAATTCCCTTGGATCACTAGTTGCTTTAACATGTGCTGTTTCATTAGAGGATCAGATTGCAAAAGTTATTGCATCCCCGCTGCCAGATCAAATTCAAGAAAATAAAAAGTCGAAAAAAAAATCATCATTTAAAAAATTTCAAGATAAATTCATAAAAATATTTTTTATATTTTTTCCTTTGGAAATTATTTTATTTTTAATAACCAAATTAGGTGTTATAAAACTGGGACTAAATTCTGCCTATTTCAAAAAAGATAATATTGATCGCGAATTAATAGATTTGGTAACAAAACCAGTTCTAAGGAGCACTTCAGCTAGATCATTAAGAGCAATGTGTATTGGAATGTCTTCAAGAGATGAAAAATTTCAAGCTTCTTACCTTTTGAGAAAACTGAGCGCCTCAAAAAAAGTTCCTTTCTTATTGATTTGGGGAGAAAAAGATAATTTCATACCTTTGTTTATTGGTAAAAAGATTGCAAATTTTCATAGATGGGTAAAATTAAAAATAGTATCCAATTCAGGGCATTGTATCCATGATGAAGACCCTTCAGTTTTCAATAGAATTTCTTATGAATGGATTAGCGATTTAAAAACCTTTTAAAAAATGAAACATACATTATCAGTTCTTGTAGAAGATGAATCTGGAGCCTTGAGTAGAATCTCTGGTCTCTTTGCTAGAAGGGGATTCAACATAGATAGCCTTGCAGTAGGACCTGCAGAAGCTAAAGGGATATCAAGGTTAACAATGGTAGTAGAGGGTGATGATGAAACTCTTCAACAAATGACTAAGCAACTTAATAAGTTATTTAATGTTCTGGGAGTTGTAGATTTTACTAATCTCGCAGCTGTTGAGAGGGAATTGATGTTACTAAAAGTTTCATCGAAAGAAGATACTAGGAGTAATATCCTTGATATAGTACAGATATTCCGTGCAAAAGTTGTTGATGTATCAGATATGGCCTTAACTCTCGAGGTAGTTGGAGATCCTGGGAAGTTGGTTGCTCTAGAGAAATTACTCGAGCCATACGGTATCCTTGAAATTGCGAGGACTGGAAAGGTAGCTCTTAAACGCTCTTCAGGAGTTAATACAGAGATGTTGAAAATAAATAAATATTCTCTAGAAATTTAATTAGATATCTGTACTGCTTTGATATAGTCTTCTTTATTGATTTTTTCGAGTACGTCTAATCCTTTAATAATCTTTCCAAAAATAGAATATCTTCCATCTAATTCTGGGATCTTACTAGTTACAAAAAAAAATTCAGTAGATGAAGACTTATTCTTACCTCTCTTAACCATAGCGATTGATCCACTCTCAAAAGTATTAACTAAATTTTCAGTTTCATTAGGATTTTTTATTTGATAGTTATATCTTGGTTTTATTTCTTCTTTGAACTTTATTTCTAAAGGTATTGATGGACTTGTCTTATTCAGGTTTTGTTTTCGTTGAATATAAAATTTATTTTCCGGATTAACACCACCATGTATAAACCTTATTTGGGGATAATCTATTATTTTATAAAATTTTTGATTTACATAAATATTATTGTCTATGTTTTCCAGAAAGTTTGATACTGTTAATGGGTTATCTTTACCAAATAATTTAACCTCAAAATCACCTTTTGTAGTTTTAAAGTTAACTATTTTATTACTTTGTGAACAATTGAATTTAAGTTTTTGGCAGTAATAATTTGAATCAATCTCATTTTTATAACTACAAGCTTGAAACAAAAACAACACCTGTATAAAAAATAATGTTTTTAAAAAATATTTTTTTTTTATTTTAGGCCCTCCAAATTAACATTTAAAAATTTAGCTAGACGCGCGCCTTCTTCTTCAACTTGAAGTAGTGGTTTAAGTTCGCCTGCTCCGCTTAAAGGGAGAGGTTTTTTTCTGCCTTTTAATACTAAGGCAATTCTTCTTCTAGGATTAAATCCCTCACTTATATCCAACTTAACAGATTTAATTTCATCGAAATTTAATTTAACTTCAACATCTTTAAATAATCCTTTTCTTTTTATTTCTACAGATTTTGAGGATTTATCAAAATAATTACTTCCTGAGCCAAAGTTTATGTAAACCAAATACCATAAGTAAAAATTTAATAAATTAGCTATTACTCCGTATGCTCCCATTATTATTCCTTGAGGGATAAACAATAAAGTTGAAGGATTTCCTAAAGGTAATAAATCCCTTCCTGTGTAGCTAGATATAGAGGCCAAAAGAAAACCAATACCTCCTATAGTTAGCATTCCTCCAATAATATAATTTGAAATTTTTCTTGATCCACCGATTTTTTGTTCGATTTTATCGAAAGACGTGAGGTCTGAATTCATTTTTATCTTTTTTTAGAGCCTAATTCAGATAATTTAACAAACTAAGGGAGTATTCTTACCTAATTTTTAATAAAAAAGTCAGGAAAGCTTTACAAGGCATTTCAGATATACAAATATTTCCCCACATTACTCTCAATCTTTGTTACAGTCACTGCGTATCCCGAAGCTAAAAACGATTTCTCATGACGATCGCAGTTGGTAGCGCCCCACAAAGAGGATGGTTTGATGTCCTCGATGATTGGTTGAAGCGTGACCGCTTTGTATTTATTGGTTGGTCCGGACTACTTCTACTTCCTTGTGCATATCTTGCTATAGGTGGTTGGTTTGTCGGAACAACATTTGTTACCTCTTGGTACACACACGGAGTTGCAAGCTCATACCTCGAAGGTTGTAACTTTTTAACAGCAGCTGTAAGTACCCCTGGTGATGCCATGGGACACAGTCTTCTATTTTTATGGGGTCCTGAAGCCCAAGGTAGTTTCGTAAGATGGCTACAACTTGGTGGTCTTTGGAACTTCGTTGCATTACATGGAGTATTTGGCCTTATTGGTTTTATGCTTCGTCAGTTTGAAATTGCTGGCCTTGTTGGAATTAGACCATACAACGCATTAGCTTTCTCAGCAGTAATTGCAGTTTTCACAAGTATTTTCCTTATCTATCCTTTAGGACAGCATAGTTGGTTCTTCGCACCTTCATTTGGTGTTGCAGCAATCTTCCGTTATATTCTGTTCATTCAAGGTTTTCACAATATTACTTTAAACCCATTTCACATGATGGGAGTTGCTGGAATTCTTGGTGGTGCTCTACTTTGTGCTATCCACGGAGCTACAGTACAAAATACTTTGTATGAAGATACAAGTATTTATACAGATGGTAAGGTTCAAAGTTCAACATTTAGAGCTTTTGACCCAACTCAAGAAGAAGAAACTTATTCAATGATTACAGCTAATAGATTCTGGAGTCAAATCTTTGGTATTGCTTTCTCAAACAAGCGTTTCTTACATTTCTTGATGTTGTTTGTACCTGTCATGGGTATGTGGACATCTTCAATTGGTATTGTTGGCTTAGCACTAAACTTAAGAGCTTACGATTTTGTAAGTCAAGAAATCCGTGCAGCAGAAGATCCAGAATTTGAAACTTTCTATACAAAAAATATACTTTTGAACGAAGGTATGCGAGCATGGATGTCTTCTGTGGATCAACCACACGAAAACTTTGTATTCCCTGAGGAGGTTCTTCCACGTGGAAACGCCCTTTAATAACTTATTAAGAGCTCCAAACCAAAGTATTGAGGAAACTGGTTATGCCTGGTATGTAGGTAACGCTAGATTAATCAATTTATCTGGACGTTTATTAGGAGCTCACATTGCTCACTCTGGACTAATAGTCTTTTGGGCAGGTGCAATGATGCTCTTTGAGGTTAATCATTTTACTTTTGATAAACCAATGTGGGAGCAAGGTCTAATCTGTATGCCACACGTCGCAATGTTTGGCTACGGCATAGGCCCAGGTGGTGAAGTTACTGATATCATGCCTTTCTTCCAAGCAGGCGTGGTTCACTTGATAGCTTCCGCTGTTCTTGGTTTTGGAGGTATTTACCATTCATTAGCAGGCCCAGAAAAACTTGAAGAAGATTTTCCATTTTTCTCCACAGACTGGAGAGATAAAAATCAAATGACTAATATCCTTGGATATCATTTGATTGTTCTAGGTGTAGGTGCACTAGCATGGTCAGTAAACTGGTGTTTTATTGGCGGTGCATATGACACATGGGCACCGGGTGGTGGTGAAGTCAGACTTGTAAATCCAACCTTAGACCCAAGAGTTATCCTTGGTTATCTATTCAGATCTCCATGGGGTGGAGCTGGTTCAATAATCGGTGTTAACTCCATAGAAGATATTGTTGGTGGACATGTTTATGTGGGTATTACTGCAATTATTGGAGGAATATTCCATATCTTTACCAAACCTTTTGGATGGGCTAGAAGAGCATTTATCTGGAATGGTGAAGGATTATTAAGTTACGCACTTGGTGGAATTTGTGTTGCAAGTTTTATTGCTTCAACTTTCATTTGGTTTAACAACACTGCTTATCCTTCAGAGTTTTATGGCCCAACAAATGCTGAAGCTTCACAGGCTCAAAGCTTTACTTTCCTCGTGAGAGATCAAAGAATTGGAGCTAACGTAGGTTCAACTATGGGACCAACTGGTCTAGGTAAGTATCTCATGAGATCTCCTACTGGTGAAATTATATTTGGTGGTGAAACAATGAGATTTTGGGATTTCAGAGGCCCATGGTTAGAGCCTTTAAGAGGACCTAATGGATTGAGCCTTGAGAAAATCCAAAACGATATTCAGCCTTGGCAGGTAAGAAGAGCTGCTGAATACATGACTCATGCTCCAAATGCTTCTATCAACTCTGTTGGTGGAATCATTACAGAGCCTAATGCTGTTAACTTCGTTAACTTAAGACAATGGTTAGCTGCAGCCCAATTCTTCCTAGGATGGTTTACATTCATTGGTCACCTTTGGCATGCTGGACGTGCTAGAGCAGCCGCTGCTGGTTTCGAAAAAGGAATCGACAGAAAGAGTGAACCGGCTCTAGAAATGCCTGATTTAGATTAATTTCTATCTCATCAAAAAAAGCCCTATCTATAGATAGGGTTTTTTTTTGCTCAATTTTATTATCTATATAAATTTTCCCTGAGCCATGGCAAACTTAAACCCATTACATTACTGAAACAACCCTCTATTTTTTCTATATATTTACTGCCTATACCTTCCAAGGCAAATCCTCCTGCGCAATATAAAGGTTCATTTGTATCTACATAACTCTTGATTTCCCAATCTTCCAAATTAGAAAAATAAACTCTTGAACTTACTATTTTTTTTATTATTTCAGTGATTTTAAAATTTTTAGAAGTTGAATCAAAATTCCCAATTATTAGAGTATGACCAGTATGTAAAAATCCAAATTCTCCAGACATTTTCTTCCATCTAAAAAATGCCTCCTCTTTATTAGATGGTTTTCCATAAGCTTCTCCTTTAAATTCAAAAATTGAATCGCACCCAAGTATTTTCAAAGGCCCATATTTAAATTCTTCGGGCAATGATATGTTTTGAATATTTTCAGATAAACTATTAGCCTTTTGAAAAGATAATTCCAAAGCTAAATTAAATATATTCTTTTCTTGAATAGTAGTTTCATCAAAGTTACTTGATATTTGGATAAATTCGATTTGACAATTTTCTAGTAATTTCTTTCTAGATTGAGAGGCAGAGGCTAGAATTAACACAAATTTTTTTCCAAATTATAATTCAATTTAATGATTAATAAATTTTAAAACTAATATAAATTACTAATGGAGTTAGAAACAAAATTACATGAAATAAAGAAACCAATAATGGTCCTAGGCACTTCCAGTGGAGCAGGGAAATCTTTAACGGTTACTGCAATTTGCAGGATTCTTAAAAATTTAGGAGAAGAACCAATACCTTTTAAAGGACAAAATATGAGTAACAACGCTTGGGTTGATTGGGAAGGTGGAGAGATGGCATATTCACAAGCACTTCAAGCTTTTGCTTGTGGTATTAATCCCTCTGCAGATATGAATCCCATTTTATTAAAACCACAAGGAAACTCAATAAGCGAGGTGATTCACCTTGGCAAAAGCATAGGGACCACAACCGCACAAAATTACTATAAAGATTGGTTTATTCCAGGCTGGGAAATAATTCAAAAAAGTTTAAAGTCTATTTACGAACGGAATCCGAATTGCCGTTTAATTATCGAAGGGGCTGGGAGTCCGGTAGAGATGAATTTGATTCATAGAGATCTGACTAATTTAAGAGTTGCTAAATATTTAAATGCAAATTGCATTTTGGTTACTGATATTGAAAGGGGAGGTGTATTTGCACAAATAATTGGGACTCTTGAATTAATGAAGCCTGAAGAAAAGAAGCTTATTCAGGGAATTATTATAAATAGATTCAGAGGAGACCTTTCATTATTTGAAGATGGGAAAAAATGGATAGAGAATAAGACTCAAATCCCTGTTATTGGAATCATTCCATGGTTAAATGATTCATTTCCTCCAGAGGATTCTTTAGATTTAATAGAAAAAAAATCACTTTCTAAAAATCCTGAAATCAAAGTTGGAATTATAAAATTACCATCTATTAGTAACTTCTCGGATTTTGATCCACTAGAAAATGAAGAAACAATATTAATTGAATGGATTAGAAAATCACAAAACCTAAGTAAGTATGACTTTATTATTCTGCCGGGCAGTAAACAAACTATTAAAGATCAAATATTTCTTGAAAATTCAGGTTTATCTCAAGATATAAGAGAATATTCAAATAATAAGGGAAATATTATTGGGATTTGTGGAGGATTACAAATGTTAGGCACAACTCTTGAAGATCCTTTTTTTAGAGAGGGTTCTAAAAATTATTCTGAACAAAAAATCAAAGGGGTAGGGTTACTACCATTAAAAACGATTTTCTTTAAAAAGAAATTAACACGTCAAATAAACTCTGAATCTTTATGGCCATGCCAATCAAAAATTAATGGATTTGAAATTCATAATGGTCAAACTGAATTGGACAACATGCAAGGCTCATTGAAGATAAACCCTATTTTTAAAGATTTAGATCTTGGTTGGTATAAAGAAAGTAATGATGGCGGGATAATAGCAGGCACATACATTCACGGGATCTTTGAAAATGACAACTGGAGAGATCAATATATTAATTTAATAAGGAAGAGCAAAAATTTACCAAAATTAAATCAAAAATCAATATCTTATAAAAAGAAAAGAGATTCAATTATAGAAAATCTTGCGAATGAATTCGATAAACATTTAAATCTCAAATCATTTTTAAGTTGAAAGAAAGAAACATCAAAATTTTATGGTCAAATAATAATGAAACATTTGTTTCAGAGGGAGATGATTGGTTCTCTTCTGCTGAAAAAGCAGGTTTAAAAATACCGACTGGATGTCTTACAGGAAGTTGTGGAGCCTGTGAAATAGACGTTAATGGTGAAACAGTAAGGGCTTGTATCAGTGAAATTAAAAACAATAAAGAATGTACATTAAGGGTTTCTTTAACTACAGACCCCTTTTGGGAAAACTAAAAGTTTTTTATTAATATAAAAAATTCAACTTAATTCCAAATCTATTTTCATTATCTTTCAGAAGATGTCCAATATCTTGAACTCCGGCAGCATTTGAATAATACAAATCTAATGACTTTTCAGATGAAAAAGAATATCTTACAGCAAGAGTAGAGTTTAATTCTGAATCGTTTTTAATTGAAGTATTTATTTCTGGGATAAGCATCAAATTATCTGATAAATTTATATAACTTGAGAAACCGATCCCACCAAAACTTTCGACACCACTAAAAAAGTATTTGGGACTAACATTAAATGCTAACCAATTGTTTAATCTAAAAGTATTCATAAATTCTGTGAATAAATACCCTTGATTGGTATCATCATTTCTACCAACGGATAATCTTGATGCAAGCCAATAGAGGTCGTTTTTTTGAGGACTAAATATTAGAAGCTTCCCGCCTAACCTAAAATTAAAATTATTTTCATCTAAATAGTTTGAATATAAATGTGACTTTTTACTTCCTTTAAAGTTTAAATTATTAAACCTACCAATATTTAGAAGTTCTAGTTGGAATAAATTTGATAAAGAATAATAATAAGAACCAAACAAATTTCCTCTACTATCAGAGCTAATATTAATTTGTGAATTTCCAGCTTTTGGTAGTAAGGCATTATTTACAGTAATTCCGCCTTTACTAATCAATTTATCTCTTTCATTGAGAGTATTAAGGTATGTATCCTCTCCATAGGGTCTGTAAGTTAAAGTGGCAGAATACAGCGGAAGGTCATCTGATGGAATAGTAAGTATTCCAGTAGAAGGAGAAGCCCCATATGAGTTGGTTATTTTACCTTCAATTCCAATTTTAGGATTAACATTCCATCCCAAACCAAAACTATATATAGGCTTTCTAGAATAATTTAAATTACTGTCAAAATAATTATTACCCGGACCCAGAGGGGTTGTATATGAGAGAAGAAGATTAAAATCTTCTGCAATATCAAAAACAAGGCCACTTCCTATATAGAAATTATTACCATACGAGTTTTTACCAATTCCTTTAGGACCTAATTTCTCAGGCAAAAATGTGATCCCCGGGACAATTAAAGCACTGATGTTTTCATTTAAATTTTTTGATATAGGAAAAGATAAAGCCCCAACTAAATTTTCAAATTTGTCTTTACCAAGAGTACTATCTTTTTGATTATATATGCTTTTTGCGGTTTCAGATCCACTAGCATGCCTCCAATATTCAAGAGTAGATACTAATGACAACCCAAAATCAAAATCTTCCTCATCTATTAATTTTTTCTTAAGAGAAAGTGCATAACTTTGCCAATAATAGTTAATTTTCTGTCCGTCTACTAAGTTATATAAGTCATCATCGGCTCCTGTTATATAGATAGAAATAAGAGAAGAATCTGAAATTCCGTAATCAAAAACAAATGAAGGATTTTGCTGACCAGTCCCACCCCCTACACCTCCGTCAAAAGATGATTTCCACCTAACTGAGGCTTGAATAGTGTCATATTCAAGGAAATTATTGAGTGGTAAAAAGGGTTCAATTTCAGTAATAGAAAAAACTGATATTTTTGATGATTTAAAGTTTCTTTTTTCACTATGAGAATTTTTCTTATCAGTTGTTGAGCTTTGTTTATTTTTTTTTTCAAAATAATTTTCATCACTTTCGTAGTATTTCCAGATAATCTTTTTCAATGGATTGGATTTATTTTCCTCTACCTTTTCCCAATTAACCTTATTAAATCTAGTGATATTTTTATTTACTTTTTCTGCAAAGACTCCTATAAAATTTAGCAATTGACTAATTAAAAATATATAAATAATCAACCTCATATAAAAACTTCTTAGATTTCTTGGGTGAATTTTTAATAATACCCTAAAAAAACTACATAAATCAATCTGAAGTTTCCTAAGAAAATAATTATCTAAGAGATAAAACTAATATTTAAAATAGATTTTTTAGATTTAAATTTATCTGCAAAAAAAAGGGGGAGGATAAAACTATAGTTGAAAACTACTGTAAATAAAGAAATACAAAAAATTTTTACTAAACATTCCCGATTATAAATAAGAGAAACAGATAATAAAAAATTGAGCCTAAAAATGTATTTAATAGGATTACTTTGTATTTGATTTTTGTAGAGGCAATAATATAACTTCCTAAAACATGAGGTATTATTGGGAAAGATCTTATGATTAAAATGTAAAAAGATCTAAAGTTAACATTTTTAAAAAATTTATAAAATTTATTTTTTTCTGGTTTTTTCAAAAACAATATATTCCCTGAAACTTTTAATTTTATTTTTCTCAAAATAAAAACTTGGAATACACTTAAAATTGTTAGAGCGGGAGAAAAAAGAAAAACATAATATAACCCAAAAATTTTTATTAAAATAAAGTCAAAAACAATTGAAAAAGGAAGACCTAAGAATATAGAAATAATATTCAGAGCCATCAAATATTTGTATTG
Coding sequences within it:
- the psbC gene encoding photosystem II reaction center protein CP43, coding for METPFNNLLRAPNQSIEETGYAWYVGNARLINLSGRLLGAHIAHSGLIVFWAGAMMLFEVNHFTFDKPMWEQGLICMPHVAMFGYGIGPGGEVTDIMPFFQAGVVHLIASAVLGFGGIYHSLAGPEKLEEDFPFFSTDWRDKNQMTNILGYHLIVLGVGALAWSVNWCFIGGAYDTWAPGGGEVRLVNPTLDPRVILGYLFRSPWGGAGSIIGVNSIEDIVGGHVYVGITAIIGGIFHIFTKPFGWARRAFIWNGEGLLSYALGGICVASFIASTFIWFNNTAYPSEFYGPTNAEASQAQSFTFLVRDQRIGANVGSTMGPTGLGKYLMRSPTGEIIFGGETMRFWDFRGPWLEPLRGPNGLSLEKIQNDIQPWQVRRAAEYMTHAPNASINSVGGIITEPNAVNFVNLRQWLAAAQFFLGWFTFIGHLWHAGRARAAAAGFEKGIDRKSEPALEMPDLD
- a CDS encoding nucleoside triphosphate pyrophosphatase, with the protein product MLILASASQSRKKLLENCQIEFIQISSNFDETTIQEKNIFNLALELSFQKANSLSENIQNISLPEEFKYGPLKILGCDSIFEFKGEAYGKPSNKEEAFFRWKKMSGEFGFLHTGHTLIIGNFDSTSKNFKITEIIKKIVSSRVYFSNLEDWEIKSYVDTNEPLYCAGGFALEGIGSKYIEKIEGCFSNVMGLSLPWLRENLYR
- a CDS encoding cobyric acid synthase yields the protein MELETKLHEIKKPIMVLGTSSGAGKSLTVTAICRILKNLGEEPIPFKGQNMSNNAWVDWEGGEMAYSQALQAFACGINPSADMNPILLKPQGNSISEVIHLGKSIGTTTAQNYYKDWFIPGWEIIQKSLKSIYERNPNCRLIIEGAGSPVEMNLIHRDLTNLRVAKYLNANCILVTDIERGGVFAQIIGTLELMKPEEKKLIQGIIINRFRGDLSLFEDGKKWIENKTQIPVIGIIPWLNDSFPPEDSLDLIEKKSLSKNPEIKVGIIKLPSISNFSDFDPLENEETILIEWIRKSQNLSKYDFIILPGSKQTIKDQIFLENSGLSQDIREYSNNKGNIIGICGGLQMLGTTLEDPFFREGSKNYSEQKIKGVGLLPLKTIFFKKKLTRQINSESLWPCQSKINGFEIHNGQTELDNMQGSLKINPIFKDLDLGWYKESNDGGIIAGTYIHGIFENDNWRDQYINLIRKSKNLPKLNQKSISYKKKRDSIIENLANEFDKHLNLKSFLS
- a CDS encoding 2Fe-2S iron-sulfur cluster binding domain-containing protein, whose product is MKERNIKILWSNNNETFVSEGDDWFSSAEKAGLKIPTGCLTGSCGACEIDVNGETVRACISEIKNNKECTLRVSLTTDPFWEN